One stretch of Methyloversatilis sp. RAC08 DNA includes these proteins:
- a CDS encoding site-specific recombinase — MTSANNAYTSALLALLEDAARRPDDSSGDRLTRLVALIRPHGREGLAAAESRFHGLLRLLASRPELASALSHYLKTVLVSRMHRTLYSESGVLANQGFFSGLVSRVLGRMLPPAINDDFLRDLFSEVFDASDDGEWMVAIPREDWETLFERLDLDGEAFAAARRQCRHELFEAMRMASHRLAALGMEPALLRYMPALARHESPFLAQSDEVRELIRLHAGSETPQPYDGHFEVLLDQCSSYLDTIRRRSREAGVGVNLVFLLARIEQIADRLRLLRILALPDAADDRSTLRARAIDFFLRLVQQENRRNSLRDLFTGTTQLLARRVTEQASRSGEHYVTGTRSEFVAMFRAAAGAGVIIGTMALIKILISRLGLPPVWEAVAYSLDYGLGFVLIHILHLTIATKQPAMTAATLAASLDGTQSRDARLGVLVELAAQVSRTQWISIAGNVSIGFIMALSIAMTAGQFIDWHPVDPVKGAHLLHDLHPWQSLAILHAAIAGVFLFLSGLISGYYDNQSLYHRVPERLLRVKWLRTLLGEARLARFARYIELNLGALAGNFLFGCMLGSTPVIGTLLGLPLDIRHVAFASANLAYGLEALSFDVDWHAIAIGALGVVLIGLTNLTVSFSLAMRVALRSRGIQPEHTRGLSVKLARRFLTRPRDFFWPPKDPPAETPQITDAAR, encoded by the coding sequence ATGACCTCTGCCAACAACGCTTACACGTCGGCCCTGCTGGCGCTGCTTGAAGACGCTGCGCGCCGCCCGGACGACAGCAGTGGTGACCGGCTGACCCGCCTGGTCGCGCTGATCCGCCCGCACGGCCGCGAAGGCCTGGCCGCTGCCGAATCGCGTTTTCACGGCCTGCTGCGCCTGCTCGCCAGCCGCCCGGAGCTCGCGAGCGCGTTGTCGCACTATCTGAAGACGGTGCTGGTATCGCGCATGCACCGCACGCTGTATTCCGAATCCGGCGTGCTGGCCAACCAGGGCTTCTTCAGCGGCCTCGTCAGCCGCGTGCTCGGCCGCATGCTGCCGCCGGCGATCAATGACGACTTCCTGCGCGATCTGTTCAGCGAAGTATTCGACGCTTCCGACGACGGCGAGTGGATGGTGGCCATTCCGCGCGAAGACTGGGAAACGCTGTTCGAGCGGCTGGATCTTGATGGCGAGGCCTTCGCCGCGGCGCGCCGGCAGTGCCGGCACGAACTGTTCGAAGCCATGCGCATGGCCTCGCACCGGCTGGCCGCACTCGGCATGGAACCGGCGCTGCTGCGCTACATGCCGGCGCTGGCGCGGCACGAATCGCCTTTTCTCGCGCAGAGCGACGAGGTGCGCGAACTGATCCGGCTGCATGCCGGCAGCGAAACGCCACAACCTTACGACGGTCATTTCGAGGTGCTGCTCGATCAGTGCAGCAGCTATCTCGACACGATCAGGCGGCGTTCGCGCGAAGCCGGTGTGGGCGTGAATCTGGTGTTTCTGCTGGCGCGCATCGAACAGATCGCCGACCGCCTGCGCCTGCTGCGCATCCTGGCGCTGCCCGATGCGGCCGATGACCGCTCGACCCTGCGCGCCCGCGCGATCGACTTCTTCCTGCGTCTGGTACAGCAGGAAAATCGCCGCAACAGCCTGCGTGACCTGTTCACCGGCACCACCCAGTTGCTGGCGCGGCGCGTGACCGAACAGGCCAGCCGCTCGGGCGAACACTATGTGACGGGCACGCGCAGCGAGTTTGTCGCCATGTTCCGCGCCGCGGCCGGTGCCGGCGTGATCATCGGCACCATGGCGTTGATCAAGATCCTGATTTCCAGACTCGGGCTGCCGCCGGTTTGGGAAGCCGTCGCCTACAGCCTCGACTACGGCCTGGGCTTCGTGCTGATCCACATCCTGCACCTGACCATCGCGACCAAGCAGCCGGCGATGACCGCAGCCACGCTGGCCGCGTCACTTGACGGCACGCAGAGCCGCGACGCGCGCCTGGGCGTGCTGGTCGAACTGGCGGCGCAGGTCAGCCGTACGCAGTGGATATCGATCGCCGGCAACGTCAGCATCGGCTTCATCATGGCGCTGTCCATCGCCATGACGGCGGGCCAGTTCATCGACTGGCATCCGGTAGATCCGGTCAAGGGCGCCCATCTGCTGCACGACCTGCACCCGTGGCAGAGCCTCGCCATCCTGCATGCGGCGATCGCCGGTGTGTTCCTGTTCCTCAGCGGCCTGATTTCCGGCTACTACGACAACCAGTCGCTGTACCACCGCGTGCCGGAACGCCTGCTGCGCGTGAAGTGGCTGCGCACCCTGCTCGGTGAAGCCAGGCTGGCCCGCTTCGCCCGCTACATCGAACTCAATCTGGGCGCGCTGGCCGGCAACTTCCTGTTCGGCTGCATGCTCGGCAGCACGCCGGTCATCGGCACCCTGCTCGGGCTGCCTCTGGACATCCGCCACGTCGCGTTCGCGTCCGCCAATCTCGCCTACGGCCTCGAAGCACTGAGCTTCGATGTCGACTGGCACGCCATCGCCATCGGTGCGCTCGGTGTCGTGCTGATCGGCCTGACCAACCTGACCGTGAGCTTCAGCCTCGCGATGCGGGTGGCACTGCGCTCGCGCGGCATCCAGCCGGAACACACGCGCGGCCTGTCGGTGAAGCTCGCCCGGCGCTTCCTGACCCGCCCGCGCGATTTCTTCTGGCCGCCGAAGGACCCGCCCGCCGAGACGCCGCAGATCACCGACGCCGCACGTTGA
- the ureG gene encoding urease accessory protein UreG translates to MTSPTPRPPLRVGIGGPVGSGKTALTLALCLALRERYNIAAVTNDIYTEEDAQFLVRNQALPPERIIGVETGGCPHTAIREDASINLEAVARLNARFSGLDVILIESGGDNLAATFSPELSDLTLYVIDVAAGDKIPRKGGPGICKSDLLIINKIDLAPMVGASLEVMERDAKKMRGERPFVFSNMKTGHNLDFIIAFIEREGMLGQV, encoded by the coding sequence ATGACTTCACCCACTCCCCGCCCGCCGCTGCGCGTGGGCATCGGCGGCCCGGTCGGTTCGGGCAAGACGGCGCTGACGCTGGCGCTGTGCCTTGCGCTGCGTGAGCGCTACAACATCGCGGCGGTGACCAACGACATCTACACCGAGGAAGACGCGCAGTTTCTGGTGCGCAACCAGGCACTGCCGCCGGAACGCATCATCGGCGTGGAAACCGGCGGCTGCCCGCATACGGCGATCCGCGAGGACGCGTCGATCAATCTGGAAGCGGTGGCGCGCCTGAACGCCCGCTTTTCCGGGCTGGACGTGATCCTGATCGAATCCGGCGGCGACAATCTGGCGGCCACCTTCAGTCCTGAACTGTCCGATCTCACGCTGTACGTCATCGACGTGGCGGCGGGCGACAAGATTCCGCGCAAGGGCGGGCCCGGCATCTGCAAGTCCGACCTGCTCATCATCAACAAAATCGACCTCGCGCCCATGGTCGGCGCCTCGCTCGAGGTGATGGAACGCGACGCGAAAAAGATGCGCGGCGAGCGGCCGTTCGTGTTCTCGAACATGAAGACCGGTCACAACCTCGACTTCATCATCGCCTTCATCGAGCGCGAAGGCATGCTGGGCCAAGTCTGA
- a CDS encoding urease accessory protein UreF — protein sequence MTPLALVRLLHLASPTLPVGAFSYSQGLEWQVDCGAIRHEADAGDWILAVLDAGVARFELPLLATLMRVWSTADHAALAALNDDYLASREASELRAETVQMGYSCTQLLKALDACRGVADLLADIREPAFPTAWSGAAVALDVPVGPALTAWTWAWAENQVMAAIKAVPLGQTAGQRLLMMLGEAIPSRVDAAIDLPRADWSNFAPGLAIASCRHETQYSRLFRS from the coding sequence GTGACCCCCCTTGCGCTCGTCCGTCTGCTGCATCTGGCCAGCCCGACGCTGCCGGTCGGCGCGTTCAGCTATTCGCAGGGGCTCGAATGGCAGGTGGATTGCGGCGCGATCCGTCACGAGGCGGATGCCGGCGACTGGATACTGGCCGTGCTCGACGCCGGTGTCGCGCGCTTCGAACTGCCGCTGCTGGCGACGCTGATGCGCGTCTGGTCAACGGCCGATCATGCAGCGCTTGCGGCACTCAACGACGACTATCTGGCCAGCCGCGAGGCGTCCGAGTTGCGCGCCGAAACCGTGCAGATGGGCTATTCGTGCACGCAGTTGCTGAAGGCGCTCGACGCCTGTCGCGGCGTCGCCGATTTGCTGGCGGACATACGCGAGCCGGCGTTTCCCACCGCCTGGTCCGGCGCTGCGGTGGCGCTCGATGTACCGGTCGGGCCCGCGCTGACCGCCTGGACCTGGGCCTGGGCGGAGAACCAGGTGATGGCGGCGATCAAGGCGGTGCCGCTCGGCCAGACCGCCGGCCAGCGCCTGCTGATGATGCTGGGCGAGGCCATCCCGTCGCGCGTCGACGCCGCCATCGACCTGCCGCGCGCAGACTGGAGCAACTTCGCGCCCGGTCTGGCGATCGCCAGCTGCCGGCACGAAACGCAGTATTCGCGGTTGTTCAGATCATGA
- a CDS encoding TrkH family potassium uptake protein, with the protein MWSVINVLGRLLIVFSAAYLVPIACALIYDDGSAMPFVDGMAISAISGLLLYLGTRGRYAELKPRDGFMLVSSAWLCMAVIATVPFMLTLDSLSFTDALFEAMSSLTTTGATTLVGLDTLPPALNLWRHLLQWLGGMGIIVFAVAILPLLGVGGMQLYKAEMPGPMKENKLTARITDTAKALYSMYIGLTILCILALKLAGMDWIDAICHGFSALGLGGFSTRDASIGAFDSVAIEGVLILFMIFASMNFATHFIAFQRRSIGPYLRDAEAKSILLVLGGSFIGLTLYIHFQDVHEDFLLTARHVAFNLVSIATSSGYASTDYGTWPLFAPLWMLFLGAITASSGSTGGGIKMMRTLVLMGQSRREMVCLIHPAAVHPLRVGRTPVSDRVAQAVLGFIFVYFMSIVLVTFVLLLSGGDFLTAFTAAFSCINNIGPGLQEVGPATNFSSLTDFQTWVCSFAMLLGRLEVFSLLILFTPGFWRK; encoded by the coding sequence ATGTGGTCGGTCATCAATGTACTGGGTCGCCTGCTGATCGTGTTCAGCGCGGCCTACCTCGTGCCGATCGCCTGTGCGCTGATCTATGACGACGGCTCGGCGATGCCCTTCGTCGACGGCATGGCGATCAGTGCCATCAGCGGACTGCTGCTCTACCTGGGCACGCGCGGCCGCTACGCCGAACTCAAGCCGCGCGACGGCTTCATGCTGGTCAGTTCGGCCTGGCTGTGCATGGCGGTCATCGCCACGGTGCCCTTCATGCTGACGCTCGACTCGCTGAGCTTCACCGACGCGCTGTTCGAGGCGATGTCGTCGCTGACCACGACCGGCGCCACCACGCTGGTCGGGCTCGACACGCTGCCGCCGGCGCTGAACCTGTGGCGCCACCTGCTGCAGTGGCTGGGCGGCATGGGCATCATCGTGTTCGCGGTCGCCATCCTGCCGCTGCTCGGTGTCGGCGGCATGCAGCTGTACAAGGCCGAAATGCCCGGTCCGATGAAGGAAAACAAGCTGACGGCCCGCATCACCGACACCGCCAAGGCGCTGTATTCGATGTACATCGGCCTGACCATCCTGTGCATCCTCGCGCTGAAGCTGGCCGGCATGGACTGGATAGACGCCATCTGCCACGGCTTTTCCGCGCTCGGGCTGGGTGGGTTCTCGACCCGGGACGCGAGCATCGGAGCCTTCGATTCGGTCGCCATCGAAGGAGTGCTGATTCTGTTCATGATCTTTGCGAGCATGAACTTCGCGACCCACTTCATCGCCTTCCAGCGCCGCTCCATCGGGCCCTATCTGCGCGATGCCGAAGCCAAGTCCATCCTGCTCGTGCTGGGCGGCAGTTTCATCGGGCTGACGCTGTACATCCACTTTCAGGATGTGCACGAGGACTTTTTGCTGACGGCGCGCCACGTGGCGTTCAACCTCGTGTCGATCGCGACCAGCAGCGGGTACGCCAGCACCGACTACGGAACATGGCCGCTGTTTGCACCGCTGTGGATGCTGTTTCTGGGCGCGATCACCGCAAGTTCGGGTTCGACCGGCGGCGGCATCAAGATGATGCGCACCCTGGTGCTGATGGGTCAGAGCCGGCGTGAAATGGTATGCCTGATCCATCCTGCGGCGGTGCATCCGCTGCGCGTCGGCCGCACGCCGGTGTCGGATCGCGTGGCGCAGGCGGTGCTCGGTTTCATCTTCGTGTACTTCATGAGCATCGTGCTCGTGACCTTCGTGTTGCTGCTGTCCGGCGGCGATTTCCTGACGGCCTTCACGGCTGCGTTCTCGTGCATCAACAACATCGGTCCCGGTCTGCAGGAAGTCGGTCCGGCCACCAATTTCTCGTCGCTGACAGACTTTCAGACCTGGGTGTGCAGCTTTGCCATGCTGCTCGGGCGTCTTGAGGTGTTTTCGCTGCTCATCCTGTTTACGCCGGGCTTCTGGCGCAAGTAG
- the hemE gene encoding uroporphyrinogen decarboxylase, giving the protein MAAPRNDSFLRALLRQPTDHTPIWLMRQAGRYLPEYCATRRRAGSFLQLCKSPAMACEVTLQPLERFPLDAAILFSDILTVPDAMGLGLYFADGEGPKFERPVRSEAAIHALRAPDPHAELRYVVDAVSEIRRALDNSVPLIGFSGSPWTLASYMVEGGASDDYRHLKTLMLDRPDLLHHLLGVTAQAVTDYLNAQIEAGAQAVMIFDSWGGALSAHGYLEFSLAYMQRIIAGLKREHDGERVPVIMFTKGGGQWLEAQAEAGADALGLDWTTDIGLARQRVGHKVALQGNFDPTALFAQPASIAREAERILDSFGPHPGHVFNLGHGISQHTPPEHVSALVEAVHRHSRSIRAAAGV; this is encoded by the coding sequence ATGGCCGCTCCCCGCAACGACTCCTTCCTGCGCGCTCTGCTGCGCCAGCCGACCGATCACACGCCGATCTGGCTGATGCGCCAGGCCGGCCGCTACCTGCCGGAGTACTGCGCGACACGTCGGCGCGCCGGCAGCTTCCTGCAACTGTGCAAGTCGCCGGCCATGGCCTGCGAAGTCACGCTGCAGCCGCTTGAGCGTTTCCCGCTAGACGCCGCCATCCTGTTTTCCGACATTCTGACCGTGCCCGACGCGATGGGGCTGGGCCTGTACTTTGCCGACGGCGAAGGCCCGAAGTTCGAGCGTCCGGTGCGCTCGGAAGCCGCCATCCATGCGCTGCGCGCGCCCGATCCGCACGCCGAGCTGCGCTATGTGGTCGATGCCGTCAGCGAAATACGCCGCGCGCTCGACAACTCGGTACCGCTGATCGGCTTCTCGGGCAGTCCGTGGACACTGGCCAGCTACATGGTCGAAGGCGGGGCATCGGATGACTACCGTCACCTGAAGACGCTGATGCTGGACCGCCCCGATCTGCTGCACCACCTGCTGGGCGTCACCGCGCAGGCGGTCACCGACTACCTGAATGCGCAGATCGAAGCCGGCGCTCAGGCGGTCATGATTTTTGATTCCTGGGGCGGCGCGCTGTCGGCGCACGGCTATCTCGAATTTTCGCTGGCTTACATGCAGCGCATCATCGCCGGTCTGAAGCGCGAGCACGACGGCGAGCGCGTGCCGGTCATCATGTTCACCAAGGGCGGCGGCCAGTGGCTCGAAGCGCAGGCCGAGGCCGGCGCCGACGCACTCGGGCTCGACTGGACGACCGACATCGGGCTGGCGCGCCAACGCGTGGGCCACAAGGTCGCGCTGCAGGGCAATTTCGATCCGACAGCGCTGTTCGCGCAGCCGGCATCGATCGCGCGCGAAGCCGAGCGCATTCTCGACAGTTTCGGTCCGCACCCGGGCCATGTGTTCAATCTGGGTCACGGCATTTCGCAACACACGCCTCCGGAGCACGTTTCCGCGCTGGTGGAAGCCGTACACCGCCACAGCCGGTCGATTCGCGCCGCTGCAGGCGTATAA
- the trkA gene encoding Trk system potassium transporter TrkA has protein sequence MKIIILGAGQVGSSVAENLASEANDITVVDTDAERLQALQDRLDLRVVFGNGASPLVMRQAGAEDADLLIAVTASDQTNLCACRIAQTLFNLPTRIARLRSIDYADYPQLLDDDNFAVDFSICPEQEVTDYLKRLVAFPEALQVIEFGKGRVTMVAVRAVGGGPLVGGPVKALRQHLPGIDARIAAIYRRNNAIIPDGNTVIEPGDEVFCLAASEHIRAVTAELRRLDKPMRRIMIAGGGNIGFRLATSLEKDYELKLIEHSRVRAEFLSTHLRSTLVLAGDTTDEVLLEAENIDDMDLYLALTNDDENNIMSSLMAKRMGARRVVALINRKAYVDLVQAGAIDIAISPAQVSIGSLLAHVRRGDVVAVHSLRRGAAEALELVVHGDRKTSKVIGRRIEEIGLPEGALIAAIVRRTDRPVTIGVSDQAVQETHDVVIIPHHDTVIEPEDHVIVFCSSQKLVSRVERLFQVGFGFL, from the coding sequence GTGAAGATCATCATTCTGGGCGCGGGTCAGGTCGGCTCGTCGGTCGCCGAAAATCTGGCGTCGGAAGCGAACGACATCACCGTTGTCGATACCGACGCGGAGCGTCTGCAGGCGTTGCAGGACCGGCTGGACCTGCGCGTGGTGTTCGGCAACGGGGCCAGTCCGCTGGTGATGCGCCAGGCCGGCGCCGAAGATGCCGACCTGCTGATCGCGGTCACCGCGTCCGACCAGACCAATCTGTGCGCCTGCCGCATCGCGCAGACGCTGTTCAATCTGCCCACCCGCATCGCCCGCCTGCGCTCGATCGACTATGCCGACTACCCGCAGTTGCTTGATGACGACAACTTCGCGGTCGATTTCTCGATCTGTCCGGAACAGGAAGTCACCGACTACCTGAAGCGGCTGGTCGCCTTTCCGGAAGCGCTGCAGGTGATCGAATTCGGCAAGGGCCGGGTGACCATGGTGGCGGTCCGTGCGGTCGGCGGCGGGCCGCTGGTCGGCGGGCCGGTGAAGGCGCTGCGCCAGCACCTGCCGGGCATCGACGCGCGCATCGCGGCAATCTACCGGCGCAACAACGCCATCATTCCGGACGGAAACACCGTGATCGAACCGGGCGACGAGGTGTTCTGCCTGGCGGCCAGCGAACACATCCGCGCGGTCACGGCCGAGCTGCGCCGGCTCGACAAGCCGATGCGCCGCATCATGATCGCCGGCGGCGGCAACATCGGTTTCCGGCTCGCCACGTCGCTGGAAAAGGACTACGAACTCAAGCTGATCGAACACTCTCGGGTACGCGCGGAATTCCTGTCCACCCATCTGCGCAGTACGCTGGTGCTGGCTGGCGATACCACCGACGAGGTGTTGCTGGAAGCCGAGAACATCGACGACATGGACCTGTATCTCGCGCTGACCAACGACGACGAGAACAACATCATGTCCAGTCTGATGGCCAAGCGCATGGGGGCGCGCCGCGTCGTCGCGCTGATCAACCGCAAGGCCTACGTTGACCTGGTGCAGGCGGGCGCCATCGACATCGCCATATCGCCGGCCCAGGTGTCTATCGGTTCGCTGCTCGCCCACGTGCGCCGCGGCGACGTGGTCGCGGTGCACAGCCTGCGCCGCGGTGCCGCCGAGGCGCTTGAACTGGTGGTGCATGGCGACCGCAAGACGTCGAAGGTGATCGGCCGGCGGATCGAGGAAATCGGTCTGCCCGAAGGTGCGCTGATCGCCGCCATCGTGCGCCGCACGGACCGGCCGGTCACAATAGGCGTGTCCGATCAGGCGGTGCAGGAGACGCACGACGTGGTGATCATTCCGCACCACGACACGGTGATCGAGCCGGAAGATCACGTGATCGTGTTCTGCTCCAGCCAGAAGCTGGTGTCACGCGTCGAACGGCTGTTCCAGGTCGGCTTCGGGTTTCTCTGA
- a CDS encoding primosomal protein N' has translation MRPPSGSLLQVALARPIPTLFDYDASAFPQVEPGCRVRVPFGRSEVWGIAWGWRADADLDPARIKPLLAVDTRSVPLPASWRALVDFVAHYYQQPIGEVAAMAAPPAISATRAQRAVRRLRATDAGRAALDALPARDVGRKLITALISAGSLNEGELRALSARAGAVMQTLLERGLIEIALADAPAEGGHALGTDQASALAALLERPGYAVSLLHGVTGSGKTEVYLRLIETQIAAGRQSLLLVPEIALTPQLQARVAVRFPRACLHVMHSEMSDGARAMAWAAAQSGEADIVLGTRLAVFVPLPRLGCIVLDEEHDASFRQTEGVRYSARDVAIWRARAENVPIVLGSATPSLESLRHAIDGRYRWLRLTTRAGEASLPTVKLIDTRVQRAEEGLSTPMLKAIEQRLERGEQSLLFINRRGYAPVLSCPACGWAASCTQCSAHLVLHAVDRRLRCHHCGAEGPVPRACPTCGNQDIQGYGRGTQRLEETLASRFPAARLLRIDRDNVRGREHWQQQLDLIRSGAVDLVVGTQLLAKGHDFPGITLVGVVGADASLHAADFRAQERLFAQLMQVGGRAGRAGTAGEVLIQTAQPDHPLFAALRAHDFDGFARSQLAERAQLGLPPHGFQIMLSADAPELALATEFLAAARRAALALDVGGVRVYDVVPMRMVRRAGRERAQLVVESRSRPPLRALLIPWLDNLYRLRLARGLRWHIDVDPLEV, from the coding sequence GTGCGGCCACCGTCCGGTTCCTTGTTGCAGGTGGCGCTGGCGCGCCCGATTCCGACGCTGTTCGACTATGACGCGTCGGCCTTCCCGCAGGTCGAACCCGGCTGTCGTGTCCGGGTACCGTTCGGCCGCAGCGAAGTCTGGGGCATCGCCTGGGGCTGGCGTGCCGACGCTGACCTCGACCCGGCGCGCATCAAGCCGCTGCTTGCCGTCGACACGCGCAGCGTGCCGCTTCCGGCCAGCTGGCGCGCGCTGGTCGATTTCGTCGCGCACTACTACCAGCAGCCGATAGGCGAAGTCGCCGCGATGGCGGCACCACCGGCGATCAGCGCCACGCGCGCGCAGCGCGCGGTGCGCCGGTTGCGCGCCACCGACGCCGGCCGCGCCGCGCTCGACGCCCTGCCGGCGCGCGACGTCGGTCGCAAGCTCATCACCGCGCTGATCAGTGCCGGCTCGCTGAACGAGGGCGAACTGCGTGCGCTGTCTGCGCGCGCCGGTGCAGTGATGCAAACCCTGCTCGAACGTGGCCTGATCGAAATCGCGCTGGCCGATGCGCCAGCCGAAGGGGGACATGCGCTGGGCACCGACCAGGCCAGCGCGCTTGCGGCGCTGCTGGAGCGCCCCGGCTACGCGGTCAGCCTGCTGCATGGCGTGACCGGCAGCGGCAAGACCGAGGTCTATCTGCGGCTGATCGAGACGCAGATCGCCGCCGGCCGGCAAAGCCTGCTGCTGGTGCCCGAAATCGCGCTGACGCCACAGCTGCAGGCGCGTGTCGCGGTGCGTTTTCCGCGTGCCTGCCTGCACGTGATGCACAGCGAAATGAGCGACGGCGCGCGCGCCATGGCCTGGGCGGCCGCGCAGTCCGGCGAGGCGGACATCGTGCTCGGCACGCGGCTGGCGGTGTTCGTACCGCTGCCGCGCCTGGGTTGCATCGTGCTCGACGAGGAGCACGACGCCTCGTTCCGGCAGACAGAAGGCGTGCGCTATTCGGCGCGCGACGTCGCGATATGGCGCGCGCGCGCGGAAAACGTGCCGATCGTGCTGGGCAGTGCGACGCCGTCGCTGGAATCGCTGCGCCACGCCATCGACGGTCGCTATCGCTGGCTGCGTCTCACCACGCGCGCCGGTGAAGCCAGTCTGCCGACGGTGAAACTGATCGATACGCGCGTGCAGCGCGCCGAAGAAGGCCTCAGCACACCCATGCTCAAGGCCATCGAACAGCGGCTGGAACGTGGCGAACAGAGCCTGCTGTTCATCAACCGGCGCGGTTACGCGCCGGTGCTGAGCTGCCCGGCCTGCGGCTGGGCGGCGAGTTGCACACAGTGTTCGGCCCATCTGGTGCTGCATGCGGTGGATCGCCGGCTGCGCTGTCACCACTGCGGCGCCGAAGGTCCGGTGCCCCGGGCCTGCCCGACCTGCGGCAATCAGGACATCCAGGGCTATGGCCGCGGCACCCAGCGGCTGGAAGAAACGCTGGCCAGCCGCTTCCCGGCGGCGCGCCTGCTGCGCATCGACCGCGACAACGTGCGCGGGCGCGAGCACTGGCAGCAGCAGCTCGATCTGATCCGCTCGGGCGCGGTCGATCTGGTGGTCGGCACGCAACTGCTCGCCAAGGGGCACGATTTTCCCGGCATCACGCTGGTTGGCGTGGTCGGCGCCGATGCGTCGCTGCACGCCGCCGACTTCCGCGCGCAGGAGCGGCTGTTCGCGCAGCTGATGCAGGTCGGCGGCCGCGCCGGCCGGGCCGGCACAGCCGGCGAGGTGCTGATCCAGACGGCACAGCCGGACCATCCGCTGTTCGCTGCGCTGCGCGCGCACGACTTCGACGGCTTCGCGCGCAGCCAGCTGGCCGAACGCGCCCAGCTCGGCCTGCCGCCGCACGGCTTCCAGATCATGCTGAGCGCCGACGCGCCCGAGCTGGCGCTGGCCACCGAATTCCTCGCGGCCGCCCGTCGCGCCGCGCTGGCGCTCGACGTCGGTGGCGTGCGGGTGTACGACGTGGTGCCGATGCGCATGGTGCGCCGCGCCGGGCGCGAACGCGCCCAGCTGGTGGTCGAATCGCGCAGCCGCCCGCCGCTGCGAGCGCTGCTCATTCCGTGGCTCGACAACCTGTACCGCCTGCGCCTCGCGCGTGGCCTGCGCTGGCACATCGACGTCGATCCGCTGGAGGTGTAG
- a CDS encoding ABC transporter ATP-binding protein, producing the protein MTGGLSAAAGKPAIISMRGLRKSYGIGTPVETEVLHGIDAELAEREFCALIGPSGSGKSTLLNLIGLLEPPTAGELWVAGQSTTGLNEQALTVLRGRHIGFVFQFHHLLPAFTALENVMMPAIIAHGVATAQDEAVAHDLLARVGLSSHEYKKAGQLSGGQQQRVAIARALSLSPRLILADEPTGNLDTHTADDIFALLREFNRERGSACLIVTHDPRLAARCDRRIELVDGRLAASTSVAEPA; encoded by the coding sequence ATGACGGGCGGCCTGAGCGCGGCCGCCGGCAAACCGGCCATCATTTCGATGCGCGGCCTGCGCAAGTCCTACGGCATCGGCACACCGGTGGAAACCGAAGTGCTGCACGGCATCGACGCCGAACTTGCGGAACGCGAATTCTGTGCGCTGATCGGCCCCAGCGGCTCGGGCAAAAGTACGCTGCTGAACCTGATCGGCCTGCTGGAGCCACCCACTGCGGGAGAACTATGGGTCGCCGGCCAGTCCACGACAGGGTTGAACGAACAGGCGCTGACGGTGTTGCGCGGCCGTCACATCGGCTTCGTATTCCAGTTCCATCATCTGCTGCCGGCCTTCACGGCGCTGGAAAACGTCATGATGCCGGCCATCATCGCGCACGGCGTGGCGACCGCTCAGGACGAGGCGGTGGCGCATGACCTGCTGGCGCGGGTGGGGCTTTCCAGCCATGAATACAAGAAGGCCGGTCAGCTGTCGGGCGGCCAGCAGCAGCGTGTGGCCATCGCGCGCGCGCTGTCACTGTCGCCACGCCTGATCCTGGCCGACGAGCCGACCGGCAATCTCGACACGCACACCGCGGATGATATCTTCGCGCTGTTGCGTGAATTCAACCGCGAGCGGGGCAGCGCCTGCCTCATCGTGACGCACGACCCGCGACTGGCCGCCCGCTGCGACCGTCGCATCGAACTGGTCGATGGCCGCCTCGCGGCTTCGACGTCTGTTGCCGAACCAGCCTGA